From the Kribbella sp. CA-293567 genome, the window TACGCCTGGTAGTTCGGCCCGAGCCCGGCGTGGCTCGCCATCAACTGCGCCGCCCACGGATGCTCGGCCAGTACGCCGTACGCAGCGTGCGCCAGCACCGTCAACCGATCTCGCCAGTCGCCCTCTTCGGCCGGAACCAGCGCCTCGGCGAGCACGGTGTCGACCGCCAGCTCGAGCAGATCGTCCTTGTTGGCCACTCGCCAGTACAGCGCCGAGGTCGCCGCTGTCCCGAGCTCGGCAGCCAGCCTGCGCATCGACAGTTTCTCCAGCCCGTCGCGGCTGAGCATCTCGATCGCCGCCCGGACGATGTCCTCCCGGCTCAGCGGTGCCCGGGTCTCGTCCGGATCGGCCCGCAGCCACACCGAACCGAGCA encodes:
- a CDS encoding TetR/AcrR family transcriptional regulator, which gives rise to MAREADAKTVLGSVWLRADPDETRAPLSREDIVRAAIEMLSRDGLEKLSMRRLAAELGTAATSALYWRVANKDDLLELAVDTVLAEALVPAEEGDWRDRLTVLAHAAYGVLAEHPWAAQLMASHAGLGPNYQAYAERMLAILKSAGFKGIYLDAAVSAVFHYVVGAAVTDAAWTATVRRSRLTEAEWASAAGDQLGIGAGTLAAYLSRDDSAGPEARFRTGLRAILIGLRPRQLI